A segment of the Nostoc sp. TCL26-01 genome:
AACATAATTAAAGCCCACTCCCAGACCTAATCCTTGCAAATCCCCTCGTTGAATCTCGTAGGTAGTCCAAAGACTGGCACTATTTTCCGGCAGCCCAAACAATTTGTTACCGACGTTATTCGGATTGGTATCAGTAATAACTTCACCGTTGATATTGGCATAGGAAGCGATGATCTTCCAACCCGGCAAAATCTCCCCTGACAAATCAAACTCAAACCCACGGCTGCGTTGTTCACCAGAGGCAATGGAAAACAGAGGAAAGTTAGGATCGGCCAGAGGAATATTTTCTTTAGTAATGTCAAAGTAAGCAAGTGTGGCAAACAGCTTACCATCAAAAAATTCTGATTTAATCCCGAATTCGTAGCCTCTGCCCCGTTGTGGTGGCAACACCTCCCCTGTGACGGTTGTGGCTGTATTGGGCGTAAAAGATTGAGAATAATTGCCATAAACGGAAAGTCTATCACTCAGTTTATATAACAATCCAAACCGAGGAGTCAGAGCTGCGGCATTAGTCGAACTTTCACCAGCTACCGTCGATGAACCTGGGATATTGACAGTGTTGAGAGACAATGTGTCGTAACGGAAGCCTGCCAATATTTGTAAGTTCTGGAAAAGGGAAATCTGATCTTGCAGATAAAAGCCCCAGCTATTACCAGTTGTTGTCGTACCACCAAAGCCAGGTATGTCATCTTCACTGGGTTTTGCCAATCCATAAACAGGATTAAATAGATTGAGGGGTCTGAGAGTAAAATCAACTGCTGAAAAAATGCGGCTATCTGTGTAAACGTAGTCTATCCCAGCCAGCAGTGTATGCTTGATTTCACCTGTGCCGAACTTGCCAGTCAGATTAGTTTGGAAAGTATAGTTGCTAGTCTGAGAGTCTTGAGAAGCCAGAATCCGATTGACTGTGCTTGTAGCTTCGTCAAAAAACGATGGTAGTGCCACTACACCAAAATCGTATTCATAAAATATGTAGCGAAAAGCATTACGCAACTTCCAATCTTGATTGAAGCGATGTTCCAGGGTATAGCCGATATTGGTGGTGATATTAGTCACCGTATCACTTGGTTCGTTGATAATGCGATCGCGTGGCACATCAGCGATACCTCTCCCCACCGCCGGAATACCAAAGATGGCGGGACGGGTGCTATTTGCATATTCAAAGGAAATATTTACATCGGTGCGATCGCTAATTTTCCAGGCGATCGTCGGTGCAATAAAGTATTTTTGCTCAGGTTGGTCATAGTTCTGAAAACTATCATAGCTCTGGAATAAACCATTTAAGCGATAAAGCACCTTGCCATCGTCGGTTAAAGGCCCGGAAATATCAAATCGGGGGCGAACAAATCCACGGCTACCAACTTGTAATTCTGTTTCATAAAATGGCGTTGCTAATGGCTTCTTTGACACCAAATTAATCAATCCCCCAGGCTCAATCGCTCCATATAAAATCGAGGCTGGCCCTTTGAGAACTTCTATTTGCTCTAAATTCGCAACTTCAAAGTTCGGCTGTGAATTTCCTTCTCCAGAAGAACCAAATCTTCTAAATCCATCCAACAAAACGGGAGCATCGGTAAATCCGCGAATAATGAAAGTATTACCACTTCTGCCTTGTACGTCACCTCTATAGATCACACCACTGATATTACCGAGAGCATCTTTGATTTGAGTAATTTGCTGATCGCGGATAATCTCTTGCGGAATCACCTGCACTGAAAATGGGGTTTCTAAAATTGGTGCATCTGTACCTGTGGCTGTAGAACTGTTAGGTACACGATAACCATCTTGCTCTCCTGTCACTACCAACTCGATTGGTTGATCCGGCTGTGCTACTGGTTGCTCTTGTGGTGTTTCCGTTACTGGCTGCGGTGGTGGTGTCTCCGTTGCTGGCTGTTCGGCTTGTGGCTGTATTGCCGAAGATGTGACACCAAAAATTACACCTTCATCACTATCAAATAACTCGACTACAGGTAAACTAGCCTCACCTGCAACTGTCACTCTCACTGTTTTAGCGTCGGTGTTGGCTACAGTTATTTCCGTAATTCCCGTAATTGGTTTTTGGGAACGGAAGGTGAAGCGATCGCCATTAGCCAACTGTAACTGAGCATTGGGAATATCAGCAATAAAATTATTCCCAGTGGTATTGTTGGTAATTTGTAACTGTTCACCCTTGGTAGTTTGGAGAATTATCTCCACACCTTTTTCTGTAGGATTGGCCTTTACTCCCGTAATTGAGATAATTTCTGATGAAGGTGTGGAGGATTGAGCAAACAACTCGCTAGTGTTCGTAGCTGGCAGTTTAACTGCGCTCAGTCGGGTAATTTTGGCGATTTTTAGTACTTCTGCCTGTGCAGATTTTGCCATCAACAATGGTAGAAAACTAATCGCCAACCACAGCCAGATGTTAAACGACAACTGTTGAAACCTCACAATAATTCCCTACACTCTACTAGTTAGAATCTACTTTCTTGAGAATATTTATGAATAAACTCAAAATGCAGATTAGAGGAATTGGATGAGTTGCGTCTACCCCAACACAGAACTAATCATCGTTAAACAGACTTTTTCCCGGCAAAACACTGGCTCGGAGAAATACCAAACTTACGTTTAAAAGCAACACTAAAATGTGTGGGATTAGAGTAACCAGTCATAATTGCTACTTCTAGGACTGTGCGATGTCCTTCTCTCAGCCAGCGTTCGGCTTGTTCCATCCGTTTATCTGTCAAATAACCAAAGACACTAGTCCCAAAGAGTCGCTGAAAACCACGTTGGAGAGTGCGATCGCTCACCCCTACAAGTTGTGCTAATTCTAATAATGTCGGTGGATTGTCCAGATGGGAGAGCAAAATTTCCCTAGCTTGATGGATCTTCTCGACAGTTCCGGCTCGAAATCGCGGTTGCGGTTGCAGTCCACCTTGCTCTGTAATTATGGGAGCTAACTGCAACGCAATTATTTCCAGGGTTTTTACCTGCAAAAACATCCGCTTCATGACACCTGTGTAGGAACAGTTAATCATCTGCTCTACTACCCCTTTGACTGTAGGCGTGATTTGAGGATAAAGCACTGTCTGCCAGTCATTATCCTTTGCTAGTAAGGACAATTCGGGGATCATTTCACCATCTGTTGTCGGGAAAAAAGTTTTTAATGATTCTGCTGGCATATTTATATCTACGCCTACGAATCTCTGTGATTTTTGAGACTCCAATACCATACCTCGTTGAACACCACTACCGGAAATCAATGTATGTCTGTGATCAATCTTTCCGCCATATTCATTTGTTGTTATCCCTGAAAGGAAAACGCAAAATTGTAGGGGATGATTGTCATTGTGGGTTTTTAAGCGAATATGCTCATGATATTCGTAATCAAAAATTGATAGCCAAAGATGTGGATAGATTTCCATGCTTTGCACGTAACCTGTACCCAAATGCTGAGGTAATTGATAGACAAATTCATTTAATTCTGAATTCTGCTGCCTACTCTGTTCTACTTCTGCCCACAGTTGATTGCATTCTTTCTCTGTTAAAGTAATTGTCATGGTTACAAAATAATAATAAAAATTATTCGCAGTAATTGGGCATCAAATAACTTTTCTGACATTGGCGTATCAACCAAGGAAACCGTGTGGGGTTCATTTAGGGGAACAGCCCTTCATCAAAAGACTCCCATCCCTCACACTCAGATATCTGAAGCTTTCCGAAGTTCCCATTGTTTTTAAATAATTGAGACTTTTTCTCAAAAATCTTACTGATATTTCTTCTGTAATGTCAAGAATTTTTCTCACTAATCTTGATCTTATCTGCGTTAAGATTGCTACCTGAGAGGAAATTATGACTCAGATGCCACCCTGGAAACAGTTCATCAAAAGCCGGTGGGGAAACGGTAATTGTCATAGCGATCGCATTAGGCACAAAATGTTAGAATTTGCTACAAAATCAGGTACAACAAGATGAAAGCGATTGAAGTTACTGGCACAATTGACTCTCAAGGAAACCTAGTTCTAGATGAACCGATTCAAGGAACAACTTATCCTCATCAGGTGCGGGTGATTGTCTTAGTTCCAGAACCAGCAGAAGAGGTTGATCCTGACGATACACCCGTTGAGGAAATTAAAGCCAGCTTGAGAAGAGCCTTGCAGCAAGCAAAAGCTGGGCAAACTAGACCAATTAGTGAGCTATGGGACAGAATTGATGCAGAGTGATAATACAGTTTCCATTCGATTTTCTGATGAGTTTGAATCCGAACTTTACAGACTATCAAAGAGATTTCGCAAAATTCGCTCTGATGTTCAACCGATGATCGAACAATTACAACAGGGAAACATTGTTGGCGATCGCATTGCCGGGATGGGAGAGGAGTATATTGTTTATAAGGTAAGAGTTCGCAACAGTAATATCCAAAAAGGTAAAAGTGCTGGATACAGATTGATTTATCAACTTGAGTCATCTACAAGTATTTTGCTACTAACGATTTATGCTAAATCAGACCAAGAAGATATTGATGTCATGGAAATTCGAGATATTTTGGCTGATTTTTATGGTGATGAAGGTTAAAACTTGCGCGTCTCTCATTTGGCAAGTACGCAAATTATTTTGTTACTTCTCCCTTCAGGTTACACAAATCAAAGTGGATTCCTACACATCTAGCTTCAACGTGTCAGGATAATTGTCATAGCGATCGCTTGATATCGCCACTCTAGCTCTTCATAAGAAATTATCACATTAAAATTTGTTGTTTTGATTTGAGCGATTACACCTTGGTTGGGAAATTTGCCCAAAAAATTATCGCTGTTCAGAGAAAATTAAGCTAACCTGGGAATTTAGTATTTGTTGAGAATACAAGTTGTGACTGGGTGGCAACATGAGAGATTTGTTGTAATCTCTATGTAATCGAATCAAACCAACTAAGTAAGATGATGATCAAAAAATATGCGAGAAGGAAGCTTTATTTGGGGTCATCTAGAAAGACAACACCGCACAGTTGACAGATGGATTGACCGATTGTGGTTAATAGTGTTGCTGATTGCCGCAGTGCTATTATTTAGTGTCAACTTGGGAGGATTGCCCCTACGAGATTGGGATGAGGGGACTGTAGCCCAAATTGCTAGGGAAATTTCCCGTAATTCCTTAGATTCACTGCATTGGCTTTACCCCACCTTCAGTGGGCAACCTTACTATGACAAGCCACCTCTAATGCACATCCTCATTGCAGGTGCTTACTTTTTCACAGGTGTGAATGAATGGACAACACGCTTACCAGGGGCAATTTTAACAGCAATTTCCGTACCTTTACTATATTGTCTCGGACGAGAAATATTTCGCCAACGCTCGGCAGCAATTTATAGTGCCTTGATTTATCTGACGATGCTACCTGTAGTACGTCACGGACGATTGGCGATGGTAGATGGCGCAGTTGTGAGTTTTTTGTTGGTGATGATGCTGTGTGTACTGCGATCGCGCCGAGATTTACGCTACTGTTTGGGTATTGGGCTAGGCTTGGGTTTAATCTGTTTAACTCAAGGGCTGACAGGCTTATTATTAGGTGCAGTTGTCTTAGTATTTTTGTTTTGGGATACACCCAGATTGCTCACCAGTTACTATCTGTGGATCGGCATTAGTATAGGATTGTTACCTGTAGTTGGTTGGTATAGCGCTCAACTACTCCACTATGGTTATAGTTTTGTTCAAAATGGCATATTTAGTAGTAAAAACTCTCAACCACCTTGGTTTTATCTCATCGAACTCCTCAAATGGACTTGGCCATGGTTAATATTTTTACCACAGACAGCCCGGTTACTTTGGGAAAATCGTAATCTCAGTTGGACAAGATTAGTACTCGTATGGTTTGGGGTTTATTTACTACTCATTTCTTTAATGAGTGCTAAACTTTCGTGGTATGTCATTCCTCTTTATCCCAGTCTAGCTTTAGCTTTTGGTGTGCAGCTAGCAGAGATAGAAAATACCCCATTAGGAACAACCTATCCCCGTGCTTGGGTAGCTGGCTTTTCCGGATTAGCAGTAGTAGCTTCTGCCGCCAGCATTTACTCTAGTTGGGTGACAACCCCTAAAACCGACTTACAGGTAATCTTTGCTGCCGTAGCTTTGACGATGACTTTAGCGGCAATCTTAGCAGAAAGAGGTGATGGACAATTTCTGAGGATTTTGTTTTGGGGTAGCTATATTTCCCTAGTACTCTTAATGAAATCTAATTACTGGGTGTGGGAATTATGGGAAGCATATCCCGTCAAACCTGTAGCCGCCATGATTGAGAAAGTTAATCCAGGCGTGAAAAAGATTTACACATCTTATCCCCATCATCGCCCCTCATTGGATTTTTATAGCGATCGCTACATTATCCCAGCATCTACTAAGGAACTGCAACATTACTGGCGCTACAACAGACAACCCTACTTCCTAATTAACTCATCTACCGCCAAAAATCTCCAACTAGACTCAATTAAACTACTAGCTGAAACCGAAGGCTGGCAATTAATTACCAAAGAGACTAATCGGTTATAGGGATTGGGGATTGGGGATTGGGTAATGGGTAATAGAGAGTAAGTAAAGAATAAATCTTTACCAATAACCAATGACCAATGACCAATGACCAATCCCTACTTCACCTCTTCCGTCCCCGTATTCATTTGTGGACTATAACTAGTTCCTTGTTGAGTAACTACCATAAAGCTAAAGAAAACGGCACTGCCTACAGCTAAGGCTAGCAAAGGGCGCTTAAACAGGATAAAATCTCTAATAATTCTAGCTAGAGGACTGCTTTGACGACGTAGTGCTGAACAGATAAGTATCTGGTTCAAAGCAAATGGATCACGAACATAATGACCGCTTTGGCATACTACTACTCGTTCCTGGCAATACGGACAAGTAAATAAACCAATGTAAGTTTTAATTGGTCTTGCCTTAGCGTGTCTTTGGCAAATTGGGCAAGTAACGTAATGATTATCAAAGGTGTGTGAATTCATCTACCTCTTCCGCCTAGTCCCTTTACTCGCTCTATATAAGAATACCCATATTGAATTCCCCAAACACACTTAGTAGAGTTGCTACTGTTGTATGACAGCAACGTGAAATCACACACAGTTGTATCCCTACAAAGGATGAATCAGCGATCGCAACACACACGAGTATAGCTAGATTTAAGCAGGTATGGCTCTTGTGTTTGGCTTATTTTTTAGTGTATCCACTGATTTAGTGAAGACTATCCTCTTGCTTCTAGAGAAGAGAATTACTATCTATACCTTGCCATTAAAAGTTGACCATTGACTATCAACTATCTCATTTAACCATTATCTTCAACAAAGTTTTGCCATGCAAAATTTTTTTTAACTAAAGCTTCGTAAATTTCCACATCACTAGCTTGTGGGTAAGCCAGGCTATTAAACCACAGGCTCAACCAATTACCCCAAACTCTGATTTTTGACTTGTCTGGTTGATAAATAATGTCTCACAATGAGAAGTAACAGATAAAAATTTAAATTTTTTCTTACATTTACCCCGTCTCGCAATGACTCTCCTGCCTCCCACCGATTTGAGGAAGGTAACGGAACTACCTGCTTTTCCTACACCTTCTGCTCGCCTAAGACATCTCATTAACCGTTTTCAACTATCCCCAGAAACCGTTGTGTTATTTTTAGCCGTACTTATTGGCGGTGGCACTGGTATGGGGGTGGTAACTTTTCACTATTTAATCGAACTGGTTCACCATCTCATGCTGGAAAATTTGATGGGGATAATAGGTGCTTGGGGTGGTTGGACTTTAGCGTGTGTCCCCATTTTGGGTGGATTAATTGTGGGCTTGATGCGCTGGCGGACTCAAGACTTTGGCCCTGGTTTATCTTCGCTCATTGCTGCTTCTGAAGGCGCAGAAATCAAACGACAACTACGTCCTGTCACCAAAATGTTAGTGGCTTCTGTTTCTTTAGGCAGTGGCGCTTCTTTGGGACCAGAAGGGCCGAGTGTGGAAATTGGCGCTAATTTTGGGATGTTGTTGTCATTAATTTTACAGGTATCGCAAGAACGCCAGCGTTTATTGTTGGGTGCTGGTGCGGCGGCGGGATTAGCGGCAGGATTTAATGCACCCATTGCTGGAGTATTTTTTGCCCTAGAAGTAGTGATGGGGGCTACATCTTTTGCTACTTCTGCGGTGAGTGTGGTGCTGCTAGCTGCTGTAGTCGCAGCGTTGATTGCGCAAATTGGCTTGGGAGCGCAACCTGCTTTTGCTTTACCTGCTTACCAAGTCCGGAGTTTGATGGAGTTGCCTTTGTATTTGGGCTTGGGGTTGGGGGCTAGTTTGGTTTCTCTGGCTTATAAACAATCAATTAGTTGGGCTAAAGCTTGCTTTGCAGGTTCTGTTCCTGGTTTGAACTTTTTCGGAAAAATCCCCAATCCCATTCATCCCATCATCGGTGGTGTAATTGTGGGGTTAGTGGCTTTACAATTTCCGCAAGTTTTGGGCATTGGTTATGGCACAGTCCAAGCGATGCTGCAAGATGTGGAATTTTCTTTGACTTTGTTGGTGATATTGCTAGTACTAAAGCTGCTGATGACGGCAGTTAGTGCGGGTAGTGGTTTTGTGGGGGGGTTGTTTGCACCGGCCATGTTTCTGGGTGCTTCTTTTGGTTCAGCTTACGCCAAAATTCTCACCCTCATTGCTCCAGGGATTAGTCCATATATGGCAGCGCCTCCAGCATACGCAATGGTGGGGATGGCAGCTGTACTGGCTGGGAGTGTCAGAGCGCCGTTAACCTCGATTTTGATGCTGTTTGAACTCACCCGCGACTACCGGATTGTTTTACCTTTGATGGCAGCTGTGGGTTTAAGTGTGTGGCTGGTAGAGAGAATTAAGCCTAATTCTAATTCCAATTCCAACCTACAACAAATTGGTCTTTCGGAATTGAAAGATGAAAAGGTAGAAATTTTGCAGCAAATTTTGGTAGAAGATGCGATGCTTTCTTGTCCGAAAAAGCTGTCGGCAAATTTGGCAGTGTTAGATGCAGCGATGGAAATGATCCGCGATCGCACTCGCAGTGCTTTAGTAGTTAATGAGGAGGAACAATTAGTTGGTATTCTCTCTCTGGAAGACTTGAATCGGGTTCTTTCCCTATGGCAAAATCACTCCAACTCTACTACTGAAACTCAGAGTGATTTGGCCAGCCAAACTATCATTGATATCTGTACAAAAGACATCCTTTATGCTTGGCGTGATGAACCTTTGTCTGAAGCTTTAGATCGCATGGCATTGAGAGGTTTGCATCAATTACCAGTGGTAGCCAGAGAAAATCATGAGCGTATTTTAGGTTTGTTAGATCGAGAACAAATTGCCTTAACGTGCAACTTAGCAGCTACACGTAAGGCAATTTATCAATTAGTCATTAGTCAGTAGTCAATAGTCATTGGTTACAAGGAGACAAAAAAATAAATTATCCCATGTTAACGTTTAGGTTAGGCTACCAAAGTAGCGCACTCTGATAATTTTCATGAGTGCGCTGCATTAGGCGAAAGCGTAACACACCTTACAAGTTGGATATTTTTTTTAATTGTTAGTCCTGCTCATCGTCAATGGTGATTACTCTTGACTCTTGACTCTTGAGTGTGGACTATTGACTACCTGTTATGCTGTAGCTTCTGCGGCTTCTAGGGCTTCTCGTTCCTCTCCATCTAGTTGTTTGAGACGAATATGCTTCTTGCCTAAAGTGATGATAAACTCATCTCCAGGTTTGAGATTCATCTGTTTTGTGTAGGCTGAACCAATCAATAAGTTACCGTTTGATTGCACACTAATTCTATAGCTGGCGCTCCGTCCTCCACGTCCGTTGGCATTGGGAGCGCTGTCCAATTGAATGCCTTCAGCATCAATTAGGGCATTGAGGAATTTCATCATATTGACACGCTCTATACCATTTTTGGTAACGGTATAGTAGCCACACTGCTTGGCTTTTTCTTCTTTGCTAAGGTTTTCTAGCTCTTTGACTTTTCTGAGCAGATCTTCACCGACGAGGGGTTCAATTTTTTTCTGTTTAGGCATCAACTTAGGTCAAAAATCAATGGTTATAGTAGTTGAATCGATTTTATTTTAGCTGACGTTGAGCTAATAGGAACAATCTCCTTTAGTTTTTATCTCAGCCTAGCCAAGTATATTACACTCATAGGCAAAATTGTTAGACAATTACCAATATTTGCTAAACAATCTAATTTAGAAAATTCCCATCACTATATATAGTTAATGAATCACTGCTAAACTATTAGGACTTTGATTTTGACCATTGACTATGGACTATTGACTATTGACCACCCTCAGAAGGGTTTATTGGTTGAGTGCGTAAGTCCTATATGTTTATTTAAGTTTTTTAAAGTGATGCCAAAAAGTTGTTAACTCAGTCAGATTGATCATTCGCCAGCAAAATGATAAGTAAAACTGATCCTTGGTCATTAGTCATGAGAAAACAACTGATCACTGACAACTAACAACTGAAAAAATGAAACTAACTACCAGAGGACACTATAGTGTCAAAGCATTGCTTGACTTGAGTTTACAGCCGAGTTATGGCCCTGCATCTGTAAAAGCGATCGCCAAACGTCAAGATATCCCCGCACCATACCTAGAAAAATTACTAATAGAAATGCGTCGTGCTGGATTAGTCACATCAACTCGCGGTAGCGTTGGTGGTTATCAACTTGCACAAGCACCAGCCAAAATATCCATAGGACAAATTTTAGAGGCGGTGGGCGAAACCATTACTCACTTACCTCACCACACCCCAACCCCAGCACAAACAGAAGATTGGGTAACATTTAGCCTCTGGCAAAGACTTAACCAAAAACTCAAAGAAGCGTTGTACAGTATTACTCTGGCAGATTTATATTACGATGCTCGCAGCTGGCAAGCGTCTTTGGGAGAAGAAGCAAATTTTGTGGTTTAGCCATTGGTCATTGGTCATTAGTTATTAGCAGCGATATAAAGGTGACATCAGTTCTTGTTTTGATCATTGCCGCCATTTTAGATTACTTAATTGGTGATCCTTGGGGTTGGATTCATCCAGTACAAGTTATGGGGTGGGTAATCTCTCCCCTGAGTAAATTTTTTGGGCAATTGTCTCACCACTCTTACACACAGAGGTTAGCAGGAGTTATGCTAGCACTAATTTTAATCATAGGTAGTGGCGGGATAGGCTACTTAATAGTGCAGATGGCTCAATGGTTAAATCCACTTTTAGCAATTGTGGTTCAAAGTATTCTTTTAGCCAGTTGTTTTGCTTTGAGAAGTTTGCATAATGCCGCCGTTGATGTTCTGCAACCTTTGGCTAAGGGAGATTTGTTAACTACCCGCCAAACTTTGAGTCAATATGTTGGTCGAGATACACACAATCTCTCAGAAGCAGAAATTTTGCGGGCTATTCTAGAAACAGTTACAGAAAATGCTGTTGATGGGGTAATGGCTCCTTTGTTTTATGCTGTTATGGGTGCATTTCTCCCAGGAGTAGGGGCAGTTCCTCTGGCTTTAGCATATAAAGCTAGTAGCACCCTTGATTCTATGGTGGGTTACAAAGAAGCACCTTATACATATTTAGGCTGGTTTAGTGCGCGGCTAGAAGATGGCTTGACTTGGTTTCCTTGTCGTCTCACCGTCTTCACATTAGGATTGATCTCAACTAAACCTTTATATGTATGGCAAGTTTGTCGTCGAGATGCGATCGCTGATCCTAGTCCTAACTCTGGTTGGAGTGAATGCGTCTACGCTGCTATCTTGGGTGTGCAGATGGGAGGAACAAACTGGTATCGTGGAATAGCCAAGCAAAAACCACTTTTAGGAGATCCCATCTATCCCATCACCCCAAATCATATCTACACTGCTTTGCAA
Coding sequences within it:
- a CDS encoding type II toxin-antitoxin system RelE/ParE family toxin, giving the protein MQSDNTVSIRFSDEFESELYRLSKRFRKIRSDVQPMIEQLQQGNIVGDRIAGMGEEYIVYKVRVRNSNIQKGKSAGYRLIYQLESSTSILLLTIYAKSDQEDIDVMEIRDILADFYGDEG
- a CDS encoding AbrB family transcriptional regulator, whose product is MPKQKKIEPLVGEDLLRKVKELENLSKEEKAKQCGYYTVTKNGIERVNMMKFLNALIDAEGIQLDSAPNANGRGGRSASYRISVQSNGNLLIGSAYTKQMNLKPGDEFIITLGKKHIRLKQLDGEEREALEAAEATA
- a CDS encoding glycosyltransferase family 39 protein, giving the protein MREGSFIWGHLERQHRTVDRWIDRLWLIVLLIAAVLLFSVNLGGLPLRDWDEGTVAQIAREISRNSLDSLHWLYPTFSGQPYYDKPPLMHILIAGAYFFTGVNEWTTRLPGAILTAISVPLLYCLGREIFRQRSAAIYSALIYLTMLPVVRHGRLAMVDGAVVSFLLVMMLCVLRSRRDLRYCLGIGLGLGLICLTQGLTGLLLGAVVLVFLFWDTPRLLTSYYLWIGISIGLLPVVGWYSAQLLHYGYSFVQNGIFSSKNSQPPWFYLIELLKWTWPWLIFLPQTARLLWENRNLSWTRLVLVWFGVYLLLISLMSAKLSWYVIPLYPSLALAFGVQLAEIENTPLGTTYPRAWVAGFSGLAVVASAASIYSSWVTTPKTDLQVIFAAVALTMTLAAILAERGDGQFLRILFWGSYISLVLLMKSNYWVWELWEAYPVKPVAAMIEKVNPGVKKIYTSYPHHRPSLDFYSDRYIIPASTKELQHYWRYNRQPYFLINSSTAKNLQLDSIKLLAETEGWQLITKETNRL
- a CDS encoding Rrf2 family transcriptional regulator, giving the protein MKLTTRGHYSVKALLDLSLQPSYGPASVKAIAKRQDIPAPYLEKLLIEMRRAGLVTSTRGSVGGYQLAQAPAKISIGQILEAVGETITHLPHHTPTPAQTEDWVTFSLWQRLNQKLKEALYSITLADLYYDARSWQASLGEEANFVV
- a CDS encoding helix-turn-helix transcriptional regulator, producing MTITLTEKECNQLWAEVEQSRQQNSELNEFVYQLPQHLGTGYVQSMEIYPHLWLSIFDYEYHEHIRLKTHNDNHPLQFCVFLSGITTNEYGGKIDHRHTLISGSGVQRGMVLESQKSQRFVGVDINMPAESLKTFFPTTDGEMIPELSLLAKDNDWQTVLYPQITPTVKGVVEQMINCSYTGVMKRMFLQVKTLEIIALQLAPIITEQGGLQPQPRFRAGTVEKIHQAREILLSHLDNPPTLLELAQLVGVSDRTLQRGFQRLFGTSVFGYLTDKRMEQAERWLREGHRTVLEVAIMTGYSNPTHFSVAFKRKFGISPSQCFAGKKSV
- the cbiB gene encoding adenosylcobinamide-phosphate synthase CbiB, which codes for MTSVLVLIIAAILDYLIGDPWGWIHPVQVMGWVISPLSKFFGQLSHHSYTQRLAGVMLALILIIGSGGIGYLIVQMAQWLNPLLAIVVQSILLASCFALRSLHNAAVDVLQPLAKGDLLTTRQTLSQYVGRDTHNLSEAEILRAILETVTENAVDGVMAPLFYAVMGAFLPGVGAVPLALAYKASSTLDSMVGYKEAPYTYLGWFSARLEDGLTWFPCRLTVFTLGLISTKPLYVWQVCRRDAIADPSPNSGWSECVYAAILGVQMGGTNWYRGIAKQKPLLGDPIYPITPNHIYTALQLTRYCFWLWLGIAIIILLLL
- a CDS encoding chloride channel protein, whose product is MTLLPPTDLRKVTELPAFPTPSARLRHLINRFQLSPETVVLFLAVLIGGGTGMGVVTFHYLIELVHHLMLENLMGIIGAWGGWTLACVPILGGLIVGLMRWRTQDFGPGLSSLIAASEGAEIKRQLRPVTKMLVASVSLGSGASLGPEGPSVEIGANFGMLLSLILQVSQERQRLLLGAGAAAGLAAGFNAPIAGVFFALEVVMGATSFATSAVSVVLLAAVVAALIAQIGLGAQPAFALPAYQVRSLMELPLYLGLGLGASLVSLAYKQSISWAKACFAGSVPGLNFFGKIPNPIHPIIGGVIVGLVALQFPQVLGIGYGTVQAMLQDVEFSLTLLVILLVLKLLMTAVSAGSGFVGGLFAPAMFLGASFGSAYAKILTLIAPGISPYMAAPPAYAMVGMAAVLAGSVRAPLTSILMLFELTRDYRIVLPLMAAVGLSVWLVERIKPNSNSNSNLQQIGLSELKDEKVEILQQILVEDAMLSCPKKLSANLAVLDAAMEMIRDRTRSALVVNEEEQLVGILSLEDLNRVLSLWQNHSNSTTETQSDLASQTIIDICTKDILYAWRDEPLSEALDRMALRGLHQLPVVARENHERILGLLDREQIALTCNLAATRKAIYQLVISQ
- a CDS encoding TonB-dependent siderophore receptor, which translates into the protein MRFQQLSFNIWLWLAISFLPLLMAKSAQAEVLKIAKITRLSAVKLPATNTSELFAQSSTPSSEIISITGVKANPTEKGVEIILQTTKGEQLQITNNTTGNNFIADIPNAQLQLANGDRFTFRSQKPITGITEITVANTDAKTVRVTVAGEASLPVVELFDSDEGVIFGVTSSAIQPQAEQPATETPPPQPVTETPQEQPVAQPDQPIELVVTGEQDGYRVPNSSTATGTDAPILETPFSVQVIPQEIIRDQQITQIKDALGNISGVIYRGDVQGRSGNTFIIRGFTDAPVLLDGFRRFGSSGEGNSQPNFEVANLEQIEVLKGPASILYGAIEPGGLINLVSKKPLATPFYETELQVGSRGFVRPRFDISGPLTDDGKVLYRLNGLFQSYDSFQNYDQPEQKYFIAPTIAWKISDRTDVNISFEYANSTRPAIFGIPAVGRGIADVPRDRIINEPSDTVTNITTNIGYTLEHRFNQDWKLRNAFRYIFYEYDFGVVALPSFFDEATSTVNRILASQDSQTSNYTFQTNLTGKFGTGEIKHTLLAGIDYVYTDSRIFSAVDFTLRPLNLFNPVYGLAKPSEDDIPGFGGTTTTGNSWGFYLQDQISLFQNLQILAGFRYDTLSLNTVNIPGSSTVAGESSTNAAALTPRFGLLYKLSDRLSVYGNYSQSFTPNTATTVTGEVLPPQRGRGYEFGIKSEFFDGKLFATLAYFDITKENIPLADPNFPLFSIASGEQRSRGFEFDLSGEILPGWKIIASYANINGEVITDTNPNNVGNKLFGLPENSASLWTTYEIQRGDLQGLGLGVGFNYVSDRQGDLGNSFSLGSYFITNAAIFYKRDKWRFGLNFKNIGDVKYIESGFGTRDASNTFGDPFTVIGSVSVQF